Proteins encoded in a region of the Streptomyces sp. PCS3-D2 genome:
- a CDS encoding flotillin family protein has product MSPVAVAAIGIVVLLVLLALVVVTRYKVAGPSEAFIITGRRGKRSTDPETGQVFTDNSGQKVVVGGGVFVVPFVQQRYSLDLSSRHIPVAVRGAVTLRGIKANLEGVAIVKVGGTEDAIRAAAQRFLRQQDGIVGFTQEVLSGALRAIVGRMSVEDVIRDRAAFAGQVAEEAEASLSGQGLVLDAFQIQDITTEGSYLEDLGRPEAARARQEADIAEANARQAAEQARLKAEEEIAVAQRTLYLRQAEIKAETDAAAARASAAGPLADADRQQQILTEQEKVAERQAALTDRQLDTQVRKPADAKRYEAEQQAEAERIARVKQAEGDRLAAIAAAEAEAERARLTGEGEKQRRQALAEAEAIEGAKRGEAERARRAAVAEAVRLEGDAEAAAIAAKGAAEAEAMHKRADAFEKYGDAAMLQMMVEALPQIVAKAAEPLGAIDRMTVISTDGASKLSRTVTDNVAQGVELLGSATGVDLGAMLRGLVADQAGKAGAAGPAPVPGAERVPVDGAIPVTD; this is encoded by the coding sequence ATGAGTCCAGTCGCCGTCGCGGCCATCGGGATCGTCGTACTCCTGGTCCTGCTGGCCCTGGTCGTCGTCACCCGGTACAAGGTCGCCGGTCCCAGCGAGGCCTTCATCATCACGGGCCGCCGCGGGAAGCGGTCCACCGATCCGGAGACCGGGCAGGTCTTCACCGACAACAGCGGTCAGAAGGTCGTGGTCGGCGGCGGCGTGTTCGTCGTCCCGTTCGTGCAGCAGCGGTACAGCCTGGACCTGTCCAGCCGGCACATTCCCGTCGCGGTGCGGGGAGCGGTCACCCTGCGCGGCATCAAGGCCAACCTCGAAGGGGTGGCCATCGTCAAGGTCGGCGGGACCGAGGACGCCATCAGGGCCGCCGCGCAGCGGTTCCTGCGGCAGCAGGACGGGATCGTCGGGTTCACCCAGGAGGTGCTCTCCGGCGCACTGCGGGCGATCGTCGGCCGGATGTCGGTGGAGGACGTCATCCGGGACCGGGCCGCGTTCGCCGGACAGGTCGCGGAGGAGGCGGAGGCCAGCCTCTCCGGGCAGGGCCTGGTCCTGGACGCCTTCCAGATCCAGGACATCACCACCGAGGGCTCGTACCTGGAGGACCTGGGCCGCCCGGAGGCCGCCCGCGCCCGGCAGGAGGCGGACATCGCCGAGGCCAACGCCCGGCAGGCCGCGGAGCAGGCCCGACTGAAGGCGGAGGAGGAGATCGCGGTCGCGCAGCGCACGCTCTACCTGCGCCAGGCCGAGATCAAGGCAGAGACCGACGCGGCTGCGGCGCGGGCGAGCGCGGCCGGTCCGCTCGCCGACGCCGACCGTCAGCAGCAGATCCTCACGGAGCAGGAGAAGGTGGCCGAGCGACAGGCCGCGCTGACCGACCGTCAGCTCGACACGCAGGTCCGCAAGCCCGCCGACGCCAAGCGGTACGAGGCCGAGCAGCAGGCGGAGGCCGAGCGCATCGCCCGGGTCAAGCAGGCGGAGGGCGACCGCCTGGCCGCCATCGCGGCCGCCGAGGCGGAGGCGGAGCGCGCCCGCCTGACCGGTGAGGGCGAGAAGCAGCGCCGCCAGGCCCTGGCGGAGGCGGAGGCCATCGAGGGCGCCAAGCGCGGCGAGGCCGAGCGGGCACGCCGTGCCGCCGTCGCCGAAGCCGTCCGCCTGGAGGGCGACGCCGAGGCCGCGGCCATCGCGGCCAAGGGCGCGGCGGAGGCGGAGGCCATGCACAAGCGGGCCGACGCCTTCGAGAAGTACGGGGACGCGGCCATGCTCCAGATGATGGTGGAGGCCCTGCCGCAGATCGTCGCCAAGGCCGCCGAACCGCTGGGCGCCATCGACCGGATGACCGTCATCTCCACCGACGGAGCCTCCAAGCTCTCCCGCACGGTCACGGACAACGTGGCCCAAGGGGTGGAACTGCTGGGCTCCGCCACCGGGGTCGACCTCGGTGCCATGCTCCGCGGCCTGGTCGCGGACCAGGCCGGGAAGGCGGGCGCGGCCGGGCCGGCACCGGTCCCCGGGGCGGAACGGGTCCCCGTGGACGGAGCGATCCCCGTCACGGACTGA
- the meaB gene encoding methylmalonyl Co-A mutase-associated GTPase MeaB, with protein sequence MPKIDIEAYAKGVLDGKRAFIARAITLVESTLPAHRVLAQSLLTELLPHAGRTRRIGISGVPGVGKSTFIDAFGTMLTGLGHRVAVLAVDPSSTRTGGSILGDKTRMERLSVDPAAFVRPSPSAGTLGGVARATRESMIVMEAAGYDVVLVETVGVGQSETTVAGMVDSFLLLSLARTGDQLQGIKKGVLELADVLAVNKADGPHERDAKAAARELSGALRLMHPVDAAWTPPVLTCSARESTGLDEVWNRLEQHRALLDAGGRLAAKRAAQQVEWTWSMVRDELLERLRANPAVRELAPGLEAEVRAGSLTPTSAADRILSAFGSPGA encoded by the coding sequence GTGCCGAAGATCGACATCGAGGCGTACGCGAAGGGGGTGCTCGACGGGAAGCGCGCGTTCATCGCGCGTGCGATCACCCTCGTCGAGTCCACCCTGCCCGCCCACCGGGTGCTCGCGCAGAGCCTGTTGACGGAGCTGCTGCCGCACGCGGGGCGGACCCGGCGGATCGGCATCAGCGGTGTGCCGGGGGTGGGGAAGTCCACCTTCATCGACGCCTTCGGCACGATGCTGACGGGGCTCGGCCACCGGGTGGCGGTGCTCGCGGTGGACCCGTCGTCGACGCGCACCGGCGGCTCCATCCTGGGCGACAAGACCCGGATGGAGCGACTGTCGGTGGACCCGGCGGCCTTCGTGCGGCCCTCGCCGTCGGCGGGGACGCTCGGCGGGGTCGCCAGGGCCACCCGCGAGTCGATGATCGTGATGGAGGCGGCGGGCTACGACGTGGTCCTGGTCGAGACGGTCGGCGTGGGCCAGTCGGAGACCACGGTGGCGGGCATGGTCGACTCCTTCCTGCTGCTGTCGCTGGCCCGTACCGGCGACCAGTTGCAGGGCATCAAGAAGGGCGTCCTGGAGCTCGCCGACGTACTGGCGGTGAACAAGGCGGACGGCCCGCACGAGCGGGACGCCAAGGCCGCCGCCCGGGAGCTGTCGGGCGCGCTGCGGCTGATGCATCCGGTGGACGCTGCCTGGACGCCGCCGGTGCTGACGTGCAGCGCCCGGGAGTCGACGGGCCTGGACGAGGTGTGGAACCGCCTGGAGCAGCACCGCGCGCTGCTGGACGCGGGGGGCCGGCTGGCGGCGAAGCGGGCGGCGCAGCAGGTGGAGTGGACCTGGTCGATGGTCCGTGACGAGCTGCTCGAACGCCTCCGCGCGAACCCGGCCGTACGGGAGCTCGCACCGGGTCTGGAGGCCGAGGTCAGGGCGGGCTCGCTGACCCCGACGTCGGCGGCGGACCGCATCCTGTCGGCCTTCGGGAGCCCGGGCGCCTGA
- a CDS encoding TIGR02679 family protein produces the protein MDEARLRRLLGGADLAWLVERARRRLERGQPLTGPVSLAAPSPAERAAAERLLGRTPGVGKALTVRLDAVDAVLVRAGISAEGLGAAVTVLTGRVVPLDTARRNEQQAWEEAYAPLTDLAEDLPAHAAWAGRVRAGGLVRRLAGTPTAARALLEETVRVLRELPVAPARSLAVFAADVLGSAHALDDGTPVATLALSGARALTGHPEGAGAAWRRVAWASVGLLRDDVSSTVLTLNLRGTPALDWAADAGEPSVLTLRQLARRPPRTAPPVVHICENPAVLSAAADTHGPDGLPLVCVQGQPSAAALTLLTRLHELGAALRHHGDFDWGGLRIATTLSGHVPWSPWRYTAADYRAAVAAGGPGLRPLDGKPAPSPWDPDLALALSEQALRVEEEAVLDVLLGDLARSGGEALR, from the coding sequence GTGGACGAAGCGCGCCTGCGCCGCCTGCTCGGCGGCGCCGACCTGGCCTGGCTGGTGGAGCGGGCGCGCCGGCGGCTGGAGCGCGGGCAGCCACTGACCGGGCCGGTCTCGCTGGCTGCGCCGAGCCCGGCGGAGCGGGCAGCGGCCGAGAGGCTGCTGGGCCGGACGCCCGGTGTCGGCAAGGCGCTCACGGTCCGGCTCGACGCCGTGGACGCCGTGCTGGTCAGAGCGGGGATCAGCGCGGAGGGCCTGGGGGCGGCCGTGACCGTACTCACCGGACGGGTCGTCCCCCTCGACACGGCCCGCCGGAACGAGCAACAGGCCTGGGAGGAGGCGTACGCACCTCTCACCGACCTGGCTGAGGACCTTCCAGCCCACGCGGCGTGGGCCGGGCGGGTGCGGGCCGGCGGCCTCGTGCGCCGTCTCGCCGGCACCCCCACCGCCGCCCGTGCCCTCCTGGAGGAGACGGTCCGCGTGCTCCGGGAGCTGCCCGTCGCGCCGGCACGGTCGCTCGCGGTGTTCGCCGCCGACGTCCTGGGCAGCGCCCACGCACTCGACGACGGCACGCCGGTGGCCACGCTCGCCCTCTCCGGCGCCCGCGCACTGACCGGGCACCCCGAGGGCGCGGGAGCGGCCTGGCGGCGGGTCGCGTGGGCCTCGGTCGGCCTGCTCCGGGACGACGTCTCCTCGACGGTGCTCACCCTCAACCTCCGCGGAACTCCGGCCCTGGACTGGGCGGCCGACGCGGGTGAGCCGTCCGTACTCACCCTCCGGCAGCTCGCCCGCCGTCCACCCCGGACGGCCCCGCCCGTGGTCCACATCTGCGAGAACCCCGCGGTGCTCTCGGCCGCGGCGGACACGCACGGACCGGATGGCCTGCCGCTCGTCTGCGTCCAGGGCCAGCCGTCGGCCGCCGCGCTGACCCTGCTCACCCGCCTGCACGAGCTCGGCGCCGCTCTCCGCCACCACGGCGACTTCGATTGGGGCGGCCTGCGCATCGCCACGACGCTGTCGGGGCACGTGCCCTGGAGCCCCTGGCGCTACACCGCCGCCGACTACCGTGCGGCGGTGGCGGCCGGGGGACCCGGTCTGCGCCCCCTGGACGGGAAACCGGCGCCGTCGCCGTGGGACCCGGACCTGGCACTCGCTCTCAGCGAGCAGGCCCTGCGCGTCGAGGAGGAGGCCGTGCTGGACGTGCTGCTGGGGGACCTCGCGCGGTCGGGCGGGGAAGCGCTCCGGTAG
- a CDS encoding MbtH family protein, with the protein MSNNPFDGADGRFFVLVNDEGQHSLWPSFAEIPAGWHVIFGEESRQLCLEYVEANWTDLRPKSQRDAMAADRVPVDAA; encoded by the coding sequence ATGAGCAACAACCCGTTCGACGGCGCCGACGGCCGGTTCTTCGTCTTGGTCAACGACGAGGGCCAGCACTCTCTGTGGCCGTCGTTCGCGGAGATTCCGGCCGGCTGGCACGTCATATTCGGCGAGGAAAGCCGCCAGCTGTGCCTGGAGTACGTCGAGGCGAACTGGACCGACCTGCGGCCGAAGAGCCAGCGCGACGCCATGGCCGCGGACCGGGTTCCGGTCGACGCAGCGTGA
- a CDS encoding Lrp/AsnC family transcriptional regulator, with protein MDAIDRDILRELQADGRLSNQELAQRVGLTPSPCMRRVRQLEQDGVIQGYRAVIDPEAVDRGFEVLVSVEVRRDREAVEAFEAALQDIPDVIEAYRLFGSPGCLLRIAVADLRAYERLWIEKLTALTGITEVNSQIIMKRVKEPTGLPVT; from the coding sequence ATGGATGCCATTGACCGCGATATCTTGCGCGAGCTTCAGGCCGACGGGCGGCTGAGCAACCAGGAGCTCGCCCAGCGGGTGGGGCTGACCCCGTCGCCCTGCATGCGCCGGGTGCGCCAGCTGGAACAGGACGGGGTGATCCAGGGCTACCGCGCCGTGATCGACCCCGAGGCGGTCGACCGCGGTTTCGAGGTGCTCGTCTCGGTCGAGGTGCGCCGCGACCGGGAGGCGGTGGAGGCCTTCGAGGCGGCCCTGCAGGACATCCCGGACGTCATCGAGGCCTACCGCCTCTTCGGGAGCCCGGGCTGCCTGCTGCGGATCGCCGTCGCGGACCTGCGGGCGTACGAGCGGCTGTGGATCGAGAAGCTGACCGCCCTCACCGGCATCACCGAGGTCAACTCGCAGATCATCATGAAGCGCGTCAAGGAGCCGACCGGCCTGCCGGTGACCTGA
- a CDS encoding asparaginase gives MGRIVVISTGGTIASRWQGSGFAADADGNEVIATAPLPEGMTVEVVDLFSVNSPRLTTAHQLTLLRTVHEVLADPGVDGIVVTHGTDTLEESAFLVDLHHHDPRPVVFTGAQRPMGTADGDGPGNLYDALLTAATTRGLGVLISFAGRVHAARGTVKTQAVELDAFADPSKELLGKVGFGKVTILRTPRRPAALPLPAMPEVPPRVDVVMHHADADPVLLNASVEAGARGIVLIGTGAGNATPEIVEAVRAAVARGVLVALTTRVMAGPVTEIYTHGGAVDLVAAGAVPTGTLRAGQARIAILSALLSTENTVEQLRLLREALTPTGSVLVEA, from the coding sequence ATGGGACGGATCGTCGTCATCAGCACCGGCGGCACGATAGCCAGCCGCTGGCAGGGCTCCGGCTTCGCGGCCGACGCCGACGGCAACGAGGTCATCGCCACGGCACCACTGCCGGAAGGCATGACCGTCGAGGTCGTCGACCTGTTCAGCGTGAACAGCCCCCGACTCACCACGGCCCACCAGCTCACCCTCCTGCGCACCGTGCACGAGGTGCTCGCCGACCCGGGCGTCGACGGCATCGTCGTCACCCACGGCACCGACACCCTGGAGGAGTCGGCGTTCCTCGTCGACCTGCACCACCACGACCCGCGCCCCGTGGTCTTCACCGGCGCGCAGCGCCCGATGGGGACCGCCGACGGCGACGGACCGGGGAACCTGTACGACGCGCTGCTCACCGCCGCCACCACCCGCGGGCTCGGCGTCCTGATCTCCTTCGCCGGACGCGTGCACGCCGCGCGCGGCACCGTGAAGACACAGGCCGTGGAACTGGACGCGTTCGCGGACCCCTCCAAGGAACTGCTCGGGAAGGTCGGCTTCGGCAAGGTCACCATCCTGCGCACCCCCCGGCGCCCGGCCGCCCTTCCGCTGCCGGCGATGCCCGAAGTCCCGCCGCGCGTCGACGTGGTGATGCACCACGCCGACGCCGACCCGGTGCTCCTGAACGCCTCCGTCGAAGCCGGCGCGCGCGGCATCGTCCTCATCGGGACCGGCGCGGGCAACGCCACCCCGGAGATCGTCGAGGCCGTCCGGGCCGCCGTCGCCCGAGGCGTGCTGGTCGCCCTGACCACCCGGGTCATGGCCGGGCCGGTCACCGAGATCTACACGCACGGCGGAGCGGTGGACCTCGTGGCCGCCGGCGCCGTCCCCACCGGCACCCTGCGCGCCGGCCAGGCCCGCATCGCAATCCTCTCCGCCCTGCTGTCCACCGAGAACACGGTCGAACAGCTCCGCCTGCTCCGCGAGGCCCTCACCCCGACCGGGTCGGTGCTGGTCGAGGCATGA
- the scpA gene encoding methylmalonyl-CoA mutase: MSIPDFSELALGPTAAAGISEEQWRSSVKESTGTAAADLLWETPEGIGVKPLYTGRDVEGLDFLRTYPGVAPYLRGPYPTMYVNQPWTIRQYAGFSTAEESNAFYRRNLASGQKGLSVAFDLPTHRGYDSDHPRVTGDVGMAGVAIDSIYDMRQLFDGIPLDRMSVSMTMNGAVLPVLALYIVAAEEQGVSPDKLAGTIQNDILKEFMVRNTYIYPPGPSMRIISDIFAFTSQKMPRYNSISISGYHIQEAGATADLELAYTLADGVEYLRAGQAVGLDVDAFAPRLSFFWAIGMNFFMEVAKLRAARLLWARLVKQFDPKNAKSLSLRTHSQTSGWSLTAQDVFNNVTRTCIEAMAATQGHTQSLHTNALDEALALPTDFSARIARNTQLLLQQESGTCRSIDPWGGSAYVEKLTYDLARRAWQHIEEVEAAGGMAQAIDAGIPKLRVEEAAARTQARIDSGRQPVIGVNKYRVDSDEAIEVLKVDNSSVRAQQIAKLRRLREERDEAITQGTLRALTNAAERGDGNLLALAVDAARAKATVGEISDALEKVYGRHASQIRTIAGVYRNEAGESPSVERTRALVDRFEQAEGRRPRILVAKMGQDGHDRGQKVIATAFADLGFDVDVGPLFQTPAEVARQAVEADVHVVGVSSLAAGHLTLVPALREQLAEEGREDIMIVVGGVIPPADVPTLLEMGATAVFPPGTVIPDAAHDLVTRLAADLGHEL; encoded by the coding sequence ATGAGCATCCCCGATTTCTCCGAGCTGGCGCTCGGTCCCACCGCCGCCGCCGGGATCTCGGAGGAGCAGTGGCGCTCCTCGGTGAAGGAGTCCACCGGCACCGCGGCCGCCGACCTGCTGTGGGAGACGCCCGAGGGCATCGGCGTCAAGCCGCTCTACACCGGGCGGGACGTGGAGGGCCTGGACTTCCTTCGGACGTACCCGGGTGTGGCCCCGTACCTGCGCGGCCCGTACCCGACGATGTACGTCAACCAGCCCTGGACGATCCGGCAGTACGCCGGCTTCTCCACGGCCGAGGAGTCGAACGCCTTCTACCGGCGCAACCTGGCGTCCGGCCAGAAGGGCCTGTCGGTGGCCTTCGACCTGCCGACGCACCGCGGCTACGACAGCGACCACCCGCGCGTCACCGGTGACGTCGGCATGGCGGGCGTGGCGATCGACTCGATCTACGACATGCGGCAGCTGTTCGACGGGATCCCGCTGGACAGGATGTCGGTGTCGATGACGATGAACGGCGCGGTGCTGCCCGTCCTCGCGCTCTACATCGTGGCCGCGGAGGAGCAGGGCGTCTCCCCCGACAAGCTGGCCGGGACCATCCAGAACGACATCCTCAAGGAGTTCATGGTCCGCAACACCTACATCTATCCGCCGGGGCCCTCGATGCGGATCATCTCCGACATCTTCGCCTTCACCTCGCAGAAGATGCCCCGGTACAACTCGATCTCCATCTCCGGCTACCACATCCAGGAGGCCGGTGCCACGGCCGACCTGGAGCTGGCCTACACCCTCGCGGACGGTGTGGAGTACCTGCGGGCCGGCCAGGCGGTGGGGCTGGACGTGGACGCGTTCGCGCCGCGCCTGTCGTTCTTCTGGGCGATCGGCATGAACTTCTTCATGGAGGTCGCGAAGCTGCGCGCGGCCCGCCTGCTGTGGGCGCGCCTGGTCAAGCAGTTCGACCCGAAGAACGCCAAGTCGCTCTCCCTGCGCACGCATTCGCAGACCTCGGGCTGGTCGCTGACCGCGCAGGACGTCTTCAACAACGTGACGCGCACCTGCATCGAGGCGATGGCGGCCACCCAGGGGCACACCCAGTCCCTGCACACCAACGCCCTCGACGAGGCGCTCGCGCTGCCGACGGACTTCTCGGCGCGCATCGCCCGCAACACCCAGCTGTTGCTGCAGCAGGAGTCGGGGACCTGCCGGTCGATCGACCCGTGGGGCGGCAGCGCGTACGTGGAGAAGCTGACGTACGACCTGGCGCGGCGGGCCTGGCAGCACATCGAGGAGGTCGAGGCGGCCGGCGGCATGGCGCAGGCCATCGACGCGGGCATCCCCAAGCTGCGCGTGGAGGAGGCCGCGGCCCGTACGCAGGCGCGGATCGACTCCGGCCGCCAGCCGGTGATCGGCGTCAACAAGTACCGGGTGGACAGCGACGAGGCGATCGAGGTCCTCAAGGTCGACAACTCCTCGGTGCGCGCCCAGCAGATCGCCAAGCTGCGGCGGCTGCGCGAGGAGCGTGACGAGGCCATCACCCAGGGCACGCTGCGGGCACTGACGAACGCCGCGGAGCGCGGCGACGGCAACCTCCTCGCCCTCGCGGTGGACGCGGCCCGCGCCAAGGCGACCGTGGGTGAGATCTCGGACGCACTGGAGAAGGTGTACGGACGGCACGCGAGCCAGATCCGTACGATCGCGGGCGTGTACCGAAACGAAGCGGGCGAGTCCCCGTCGGTGGAGCGCACCCGTGCGCTGGTGGACCGGTTCGAGCAGGCGGAGGGTCGTCGTCCGCGCATCCTGGTGGCCAAGATGGGCCAGGACGGGCACGACCGGGGCCAGAAGGTGATCGCGACCGCCTTCGCCGACCTCGGCTTCGACGTGGACGTCGGCCCGCTGTTCCAGACCCCGGCGGAGGTGGCCCGTCAGGCCGTCGAGGCGGACGTCCACGTCGTGGGCGTGTCGTCGCTGGCGGCCGGCCACCTGACCCTCGTACCGGCGCTGCGCGAGCAGCTGGCGGAGGAGGGCCGTGAGGACATCATGATCGTCGTGGGCGGGGTGATTCCGCCGGCCGATGTCCCGACGCTGCTGGAGATGGGCGCCACCGCGGTGTTCCCGCCCGGGACGGTCATCCCGGACGCGGCCCACGACCTGGTGACGCGGCTGGCCGCGGACCTGGGCCACGAGCTGTAG